From a single Collimonas pratensis genomic region:
- the rimI gene encoding ribosomal protein S18-alanine N-acetyltransferase has product MSASLQESPALRRPLAFAAMRVEDLDEVVAIEKSVYSHPWTHGNFVDSIQSGYQCWVLRDADGVLLGYFFMMAALDEAHLLNISVHGDMHRRGIGKMLLDKVCILAQQQQMQSVLLEVRPSNTRAIGIYQRYGFAEIGRRRDYYPAADNQREEAIVMRLFL; this is encoded by the coding sequence ATGAGCGCCAGCCTGCAAGAGTCTCCCGCTTTGCGGCGGCCGCTGGCCTTCGCCGCGATGCGTGTCGAAGACCTTGACGAAGTGGTGGCGATTGAGAAGAGCGTGTATTCCCATCCATGGACACATGGCAATTTTGTCGATTCGATCCAGAGCGGCTACCAATGCTGGGTGCTGCGCGACGCCGACGGCGTCTTGCTGGGGTATTTTTTCATGATGGCGGCGCTGGACGAGGCTCATCTGTTGAATATCAGCGTGCACGGCGACATGCACAGGCGCGGCATCGGCAAGATGCTGCTGGATAAGGTATGCATCCTGGCGCAGCAACAGCAGATGCAGTCGGTGCTGCTGGAAGTGCGGCCTTCCAATACGCGCGCGATCGGGATTTATCAGCGCTACGGTTTTGCCGAGATCGGCCGCCGCCGCGATTATTATCCGGCCGCCGACAACCAGCGCGAAGAAGCGATCGTCATGAGGCTGTTCCTATGA
- the tsaB gene encoding tRNA (adenosine(37)-N6)-threonylcarbamoyltransferase complex dimerization subunit type 1 TsaB, which translates to MQTILAIETSTELASAALLRDGQAITRESAGVQTHSLAILPMVQSLLAEAGISLAQCDALAFGVGPGSFTGVRTACGIVQGLAFGADLPVLPVVTLAAMAQACRALSGADEVLAVLDARMGEVYWAQYRFADGHWQIVVEPTLSAPAAVLPLPLQAGAKALQACGNGLSAYAEAFAAAPFAAAGLAEVMPNARQIAELGSIAFAQGKGLNAVAAQPLYLRNKVALTTAERAAKVLP; encoded by the coding sequence ATGCAAACAATTCTTGCCATCGAAACATCCACTGAACTGGCTTCCGCCGCCTTGTTGCGCGACGGCCAGGCGATTACCCGCGAATCGGCGGGTGTGCAAACCCATTCTCTCGCCATCTTGCCGATGGTGCAAAGCTTGCTGGCCGAAGCCGGCATCAGCCTGGCGCAGTGCGACGCGCTGGCCTTCGGCGTCGGCCCCGGGTCATTCACCGGCGTGCGCACCGCCTGCGGCATCGTCCAGGGCCTGGCCTTCGGCGCCGACTTGCCGGTGCTGCCGGTGGTGACCCTGGCTGCCATGGCGCAGGCTTGCCGCGCACTAAGTGGCGCCGACGAGGTGTTGGCCGTGCTGGACGCGCGTATGGGCGAAGTCTACTGGGCGCAATACCGTTTCGCCGACGGCCATTGGCAAATCGTGGTCGAACCGACCTTGTCGGCGCCTGCGGCCGTGCTGCCGCTGCCATTGCAGGCTGGCGCAAAGGCCTTGCAAGCCTGCGGCAACGGTTTGTCGGCCTACGCCGAGGCTTTTGCCGCGGCGCCGTTTGCCGCCGCGGGCTTGGCGGAGGTGATGCCGAATGCGCGCCAGATTGCCGAGTTGGGCAGCATCGCTTTTGCGCAAGGTAAAGGCTTGAACGCGGTAGCAGCCCAGCCTTTGTATTTACGTAACAAAGTCGCACTCACTACCGCCGAGCGCGCGGCCAAGGTGCTGCCATGA
- a CDS encoding thioredoxin family protein: MLILTLDRHNHSQLADILSDDGWVVACLCAAWCGSCREYLTNFTALAQRHPQVQFAWIDIEDQAELVGDLDIDNFPTLLIQRGDVVAFLAPVEMDLRLAERILQSQMSKSVEELRAEAESSEERRLWQQEGNLLRRLTNS; this comes from the coding sequence ATGCTGATCCTGACTCTCGACCGCCACAATCACTCGCAACTTGCCGACATCCTCAGTGACGACGGCTGGGTGGTGGCTTGCCTGTGTGCCGCCTGGTGCGGCAGTTGCCGGGAGTATTTAACGAATTTCACGGCGCTGGCGCAACGCCACCCGCAGGTGCAATTTGCCTGGATCGATATCGAAGACCAGGCTGAACTGGTGGGCGACCTGGATATCGATAATTTCCCCACTTTGCTGATCCAGCGCGGCGATGTGGTCGCCTTTCTGGCCCCGGTGGAAATGGATTTGCGCCTGGCGGAGCGCATCCTGCAGTCGCAGATGAGCAAGAGCGTGGAAGAATTACGGGCTGAAGCTGAGAGCAGTGAGGAACGCCGTTTGTGGCAGCAGGAAGGCAATTTGCTGCGGCGCCTGACTAACAGCTAA
- a CDS encoding LysR family transcriptional regulator, with translation MDRLQSMRVFAKVVEQGSFVAAAQVLDMSNAVVTRLVADLENHLGIRLLHRSTRRMALTEPGQAYLERVRQILDEIDEAEAAASVLSTKPAGTLHIYSQIGFGQTQLARLLPLYSKQYPDVQLDVTLSDRTADLIEEGFDVGIFSVNQKFDVSMVARQLGIAEVLLCASPAYIAEHGAPQAPEDLARHACLNFSLEHLRHHWTFQSTEGTSVIPIASKVMSNNTELLRHCLLAGMGIAMRSSYTLGDDMAAGRVVRVLPEHQINKVAVRLVYPSRRLLSAKVRSFVDFMMAQFPHPDCDPWLVS, from the coding sequence ATGGACCGCTTGCAATCCATGCGCGTATTCGCGAAAGTGGTGGAGCAGGGCAGCTTTGTCGCTGCCGCCCAGGTGCTCGACATGTCGAATGCTGTCGTCACGCGCCTGGTGGCCGATCTGGAGAACCATCTCGGGATCCGCCTGTTGCACCGCTCGACCCGCCGCATGGCTTTGACAGAGCCGGGCCAGGCCTACCTGGAGCGGGTGCGCCAGATTCTCGACGAAATCGATGAGGCGGAGGCGGCCGCCTCGGTGCTCTCGACCAAACCTGCCGGCACCTTGCACATCTATTCGCAGATTGGTTTTGGCCAGACCCAGCTGGCGCGTCTGCTGCCGCTGTATTCGAAACAATATCCGGATGTCCAGCTGGATGTGACGCTGTCTGACCGCACTGCCGATCTGATCGAAGAAGGTTTCGATGTCGGGATTTTCTCGGTCAACCAGAAGTTCGATGTCAGCATGGTGGCACGCCAGCTCGGCATCGCCGAAGTGCTGCTCTGCGCTTCGCCGGCGTATATTGCCGAGCACGGCGCGCCACAGGCACCGGAGGATCTGGCGCGGCACGCCTGCCTGAATTTTTCTCTGGAACACTTGCGCCACCACTGGACCTTCCAATCGACTGAAGGCACCTCGGTGATCCCGATTGCCAGCAAGGTCATGTCGAACAACACGGAACTGCTGCGGCATTGCCTGCTGGCCGGAATGGGCATCGCCATGCGCAGTTCCTACACGTTGGGCGACGACATGGCGGCGGGGCGGGTAGTGCGGGTGCTCCCCGAGCATCAGATCAACAAGGTGGCGGTGCGCCTGGTGTATCCGAGCCGACGGCTGCTATCGGCCAAGGTGCGCAGTTTTGTCGACTTCATGATGGCGCAGTTTCCGCATCCGGATTGCGATCCCTGGCTGGTGTCCTGA